One Paralichthys olivaceus isolate ysfri-2021 chromosome 21, ASM2471397v2, whole genome shotgun sequence genomic window carries:
- the unk gene encoding RING finger protein unkempt homolog — protein sequence MSKTQPQPPSASAVTTTGGPSSSSSSSPAGGSTSPATVLNVQPEKPQHYTYLKEFRTEQCPLFVQHKCTQHRPFSCFHWHFLNQRRRRPIRRRDGTFNYSPDVYCTKYDEGTGTCPDGDECPFLHRTAGDTERRYHLRYYKTGSCIHETDAKGHCSKNGYHCAFAHGSHDLRSPVYDIREVQVMESQGGSGASEGGGGDGQSGQAASTALIEKVLSEEPRWQDNNYVLSHYKTELCKKPPRLCRQGYACPYYHNSKDRRRSPHKHKYRALPCPAVKQSEEWGDPSKCEGAEGCQYCHTRTEQQFHPEIYKSTKCNDMQQCGSCPRGPFCAFAHVEKPFVPDEPSFPAPTSPPPPRPPDPLPAQETSSSPSGAIMGSGSVLDPFSPSAGLCIAEHGLLGNVLSLCEDTIGGAEPLSPWAKEGGYGRAPGFEREDQAKQRSFALEQRNRELASVQSKQDLLVFLPVGSPLSLSSSIPSSLAATPPSPATLGPPGCSISSGMNANALPFYPTSETVESVVESALDDLDLNDFGVSALERRLESSSTLPSVGVMLGGSQLQSSAPVNIPGSFSSSAPFSSPSPSPPIRTHASPFFSSHLSQPSQSESSFLGPSHSSLGLNGMSTNIWEHFPSGQGSPGTPPTLLPSGPCAETARLKQELEEAHRALKQWGHSWRHTAQSWAALKADAEESRAHAARLAMEAERARQAEEEAQRQATLLQEALESLRSGDNPHLALHQLQLLHRLPLESVLSLQAQLCSCLHAVEQVVYRKQRQCCVTCGEPGSVSLPCGHGLQCESCSASTECPLCPEQTLEPQLS from the exons atgtccaaaacacAGCCGCAGCCCCCGTCGGCTTCGGCGGTGACCACCACCGGGggtccctcttcttcctcctcgtcctcgcCCGCGGGGGGCTCGACATCTCCCGCAACCGTGTTGAACGTACAGCCCGAGAAACCTCAACATTACAC ATATCTGAAGGAGTTCAGGACAGAGCAGTGCCCCCTGTTCGTGCAGCATAAATGCACACAACACCGGCCTTTCTCCTGCTTCCACTGGCACTTCCTGAACCAGAGGCGCCGCAGGCCCATCCGCAGACGGGACGGGACGTTCAACTACAGCCCAGATGTTTACTGCACCAAATATGATGAGGGAACAGGCACCTGTCCTGATGGAGACGA ATGCCCGTTTCTACATCGGACAGCAGGTGACACCGAGCGCAGATACCACCTTCGCTACTATAAAACGGGATCATGTATCCACGAAACCGATGCAAAAGGCCACTGCAGCAAAAATGGCTACCACTGTGCCTTTGCACATGGATCACATGACCTGCGCAGCCCTGTCTATGATATCAG AGAAGTGCAGGTGATGGAGTCTCAGGGAGGCTCGGGGGCCtcggagggaggtggaggagacggGCAGTCGGGACAGGCAGCAAGTACTGCCCTCATAGAAAAGGTCCTGAGTGAGGAACCACGCTGGCAAG ATAATAACTACGTGCTGTCCCACTATAAGACCGAACTGTGCAAGAAACCACCCCGTCTGTGCCGTCAAGGTTATGCCTGTCCATATTATCATAATAGCAAAGACCGGAGGCGAAGCCCACATAAGCACAAATACAG AGCGCTGCCATGTCCAGCGGTTAAGCAGAGCGAGGAATGGGGAGATCCCAGTAAATGTGAGGGAGCAGAGGGATGTCAGTATTGTCACACGAGAACAGAGCAACAGTTCCACCCAGAG ATCTATAAATCCACAAAGTGCAATGACATGCAGCAGTGCGGCAGCTGTCCCAGAGGGCCCTTCTGTGCCTTTGCTCATGTTGAAA AGCCCTTTGTTCCAGATGAACCATCATTCCCTGCCCCTACCTCTCCACCACCCCCCAGACCTCCAGACCCTCTTCCTGCCCAAGAGACATCTTCAAGCCCCAGCGGAGCCATCATGGGGTCTGGTTCTGTTCTGGACCCCTTTTCTCCATCTGCAGGGTTGTGTATAGCAGAGCATGGGCTACTGGGTAACGTTCTGTCCTTGTGTGAGGACACAATTGGAGGAGCTGAGCCTCTGTCTCCATGGGCGAAAGAAGGAGGGTACGGCAGAGCACCTGGATTTGAGAGGGAGGATCAG GCCAAGCAAAGGAGTTTTGCTCTTGAGCAGCGTAACAGAGAATTGGCGTCAGTACAAAGCAAACAG gaCTTGTTGGTATTTTTACCAGTGGGAAGCCCTTTGAGTCTGTCCTCCAGCATCCCCTCCAGTCTGGCTGCCACCCCACCCAGCCCCGCCACGCTTGGACCTCCAGGGTGCAGCATCTCCTCAGGCATGAATGCTAATGCTCTGCCCTTTTACCCCACCAGTGAGACTGTGGAGTCAGTTGTTG AGTCCGCCCTGGATGATCTTGACTTGAATGATTTTGGTGTGTCGGCGTTGGAGAGGAGGTTGGAAAGCAGCTCTACTCTGCCCAGTGTGGGAGTGATGCTGG GAGGCAGCCAGCTCCAGAGTTCCGCCCCAGTCAACATCCCAGGATCCTTCAGCAGCTCAGCTCCGTTCAGTTCCCCCTCACCGTCCCCTCCAATCAGGACACATGCATCacccttcttttcttctcacctGTCACAACctagccaatcagagagctccTTCCTTGGGCCGTCTCATAGCTCTTTAG GTTTGAACGGTATGAGCACTAACATCTGGGAGCACTTTCCATCAGGGCAGGGCTCCCCCGGTACACCCCCCACCCTGCTGCCCTCTGGGCCCTGTGCAGAGACCGCCCGGCTCaaacaggagctggaggaggctcACAGGGCACTGAAGCAGTGGGGTCACAGTTGGAGACACACAGCTCAG TCATGGGCTGCACTGAAGGCGGATGCAGAGGAGTCTCGTGCCCATGCAGCACGATTAGCCATGGAGGCGGAGAGAGCCAGGCAAGCTGAGGAGGAGGCACAGAGGCAGGCTACTCTCCTGCAGGAGGCGCTGGAGAGCTTAAGGAGCGGAGACAACCCCCATCTAGCACTTCACCAACTCCAGCTACTACATAGACTGCCCTTGGAGTCAGTCCTCAGTTTGCAGGCTCAACTCTGTAGCTGCTTACACGCTGTAGAACAG GTGGTGTACAGGAAGCAAAGGCAGTGCTGTGTGACGTGTGGCGAGCCGGGCTCGGTGTCCCTGCCCTGCGGCCATGGACTACAGTGCGAGAGCTGCTCTGCCTCGACAGAATGCCCGCTCTGCCCCGAACAGACCCTGGAGCCGCAGCTCTCTTGA
- the LOC109646971 gene encoding histone H3.3A codes for MARTKQTARKSTGGKAPRKQLATKAARKSAPSTGGVKKPHRYRPGTVALREIRRYQKSTELLIRKLPFQRLVREIAQDFKTDLRFQSAAIGALQEASEAYLVGLFEDTNLCAIHAKRVTIMPKDIQLARRIRGERA; via the exons ATGGCTCGTACCAAGCAGACTGCCCGTAAATCCACCGGAGGAAAGGCGCCAAGGAAGCAGCTCGCTACCAAGGCGGCAAGAAAGAGCGCTCCGTCCACCGGGGGCGTGAAGAAGCCCCATCGTTAcag GCCGGGAACCGTGGCTCTGAGGGAGATCCGTCGTTACCAGAAGTCCACTGAGCTCCTCATCCGCAAACTGCCCTTCCAGCGTCTAGTGAGGGAAATCGCCCAAGATTTCAAGACCGATCTGCGTTTCCAGAGCGCCGCCATTGGAGCTCTTCAG GAGGCCAGTGAGGCTTACCTGGTGGGTTTGTTTGAGGACACCAACTTGTGCGCCATCCACGCCAAACGTGTCACCATCATGCCCAAAGACATCCAGCTGGCCCGTAGGATAAGGGGAGAGAGGGCCTAA